In one Podarcis muralis chromosome 7, rPodMur119.hap1.1, whole genome shotgun sequence genomic region, the following are encoded:
- the HNRNPR gene encoding heterogeneous nuclear ribonucleoprotein R isoform X1, whose amino-acid sequence MANQVNGNAVQLKEEEEPMDTSSVTHTEHYKTLIEAGLPQKVAERLDEIFQTGLVAYVDLDERAIDALREFNEEGALSVLQQFKESDLSHVQNKSAFLCGVMKTYRQREKQGSKVQESTKGPDEAKIKALLERTGYTLDVTTGQRKYGGPPPDTVYSGSQPGIGTEVFVGKIPRDLYEDELVPLFEKAGPIWDLRLMMDPLSGQNRGYAFITFCSKDAAQEAVKLCDNYEIRPGKHLGVCISVANNRLFVGSIPKNKTKENILEEFSKVTEGLVDVILYHQPDDKKKNRGFCFLEYEDHKSAAQARRRLMSGKVKVWGNVVTVEWADPVEEPDPEVMAKVKVLFVRNLATTVTEEILEKSFSEFGKLERVKKLKDYAFVHFEDRGAAVKAMNEMNGKEIEGEEIEIVLAKPPDKKRKERQAARQASRSTAYEDYYYYPPPRMPPPIRGRGRGGRGGYGYPPDYYGYEDYYDDYYGYDYHDYRGGYEDPYYGYDDGYAIRGRGGGRGGRGAPPPPRGRGAPPPRGRAGYSQRGAPMGPPRGARGGRGGPAQQQRGRGARGARGNRGGNVGGKRKADGYNQPDSKRRQTNNQQNWGSQPIAQQPLQQGGDYAGNYGYNNDNQEFYQDTYGQQWK is encoded by the exons ATGGCTAATCAGGTGAATGGTAATGCGGTACAgttaaaagaagaggaagaaccaATGGATACTTCCAGTGTAACTCACACAGAACACTACAAGACACTGATAGAGGCAGGCCTCCCACAGAAGGTGGCAGAGAGACTTGATGAAATATTTCAGACAG gaTTGGTAGCTTATGTTGATCTTGATGAGAGAGCAATAGATGCTCTTAGAGAATTTAACGAAGAAGGAGCCCTCTCTGTATTACAGCAGTTTAAGGAAAGTGACCTGTCGCATGTACAG AACAAAAGTGCATTTTTATGTGGAGTTATGAAGACttacagacagagagagaaacaaggaAGCAAAGTACAAGAATCAACAAAGGGGCCAGATGAAGCAAAGATTAAG GCTTTGCTAGAGAGGACTGGTTATACTTTGGACGTGACTACAGGCCAGCGGAAGTATGGTGGCCCCCCTCCAGATACGGTCTACTCAGGATCCCAGCCTGGCATCGGCACAGAG GTTTTTGTTGGTAAAATTCCTAGGGATTTGTATGAAGATGAATTGGTACCACTATTCGAGAAGGCAGGCCCAATTTGGGACCTGCGGCTCATGATGGATCCCCTCTCTGGCCAGAACAGAGGCTACGCTTTCATCACTTTCTGTAGTAAAGATGCAGCACAAGAAGCAGTTAAATTG TGTGACAACTATGAAATCCGTCCTGGTAAACACCTTGGCGTATGCATCTCTGTGGCAAACAACAGGCTGTTTGTTGGATCAATTCCAAAAAACAAGACCAAGGAAAACATACTAGAAGAGTTCAGCAAAGTTACAG AGGGTTTAGTGGATGTAATCTTGTATCACCAACCTGATGATAAAAAGAAGAATCGGGGATTCTGCTTCCTGGAATACGAGGATCACAAATCAGCTGCTCAAGCTCGGCGTCGGCTGATGAGTGGGAAAGTAAAAGTCTGGGGAAACGTTGTTACTGTGGAATGGGCTGACCCTGTAGAGGAACCAGATCCAGAAGTCATGGCGAAG GTGAAAGTTTTATTTGTGAGGAACTTGGCCACTACAGTGACGGAAGAAATACTGGAGAAATCCTTTTCAGAGTTTGGAAAGCTGGAAAGAGTGAAGAAATTAAAAGACTATGCTTTTGTTCATTTTGAAGATAGGGGGGCAGCGGTCAAG GCCATGAACGAAATGAATGGAAAAGAGATAGAGGGGGAAGAAATTGAAATAGTATTAGCTAAGCCTCCAgataagaaaaggaaagaacgCCAGGCTGCCAGACAAGCCTCCAGAAGTACTGC GTACGaagattattattactatcctCCACCTCGTATGCCACCTCCAATTAGAGGCCGAGGGCGTGGAGGGAGAGGCGGCTATGGCTATCCCCCAGATTACTATGGCTATGAAGATTATTATGATGATTACTATGGCTATGACTATCATGACTACCGTGGTGGCTATGAAGATCCTTACTACGGCTATGATGATGGCTATGCtataagaggaagaggaggaggaaggggtgggcGAGGCGCACCTCCACCACCTAGGGGGCGGGGAGCACCACCACCAAGAGGTAGAGCTGGCtattcccagaggggggcaccAATGGGACCACCAAGAGGAGCCAGGGGTGGGAGAGGGGGTCCTGCCCAGCAGCAGAGAGGACGTGGTGCTCGTGGAGCCAGGGGCAACCGTGGGGGCAACGTGGGAGGCAAGAGAAAGGCTGATGGGTACAACCAACCGGATTCCAAGCGCCGCCAGACCAACAACCAGCAGAACTGGGGCTCCCAACCCATCGCTCAGCAGccgcttcagcaaggtggtgacTATGCCGGTAACTATGGTTACAATAATGACAACCAGGAATTTTATCAGGATACGTATGGGCAACAGTGGAAGTAA
- the HNRNPR gene encoding heterogeneous nuclear ribonucleoprotein R isoform X2, whose amino-acid sequence MKTYRQREKQGSKVQESTKGPDEAKIKALLERTGYTLDVTTGQRKYGGPPPDTVYSGSQPGIGTEVFVGKIPRDLYEDELVPLFEKAGPIWDLRLMMDPLSGQNRGYAFITFCSKDAAQEAVKLCDNYEIRPGKHLGVCISVANNRLFVGSIPKNKTKENILEEFSKVTEGLVDVILYHQPDDKKKNRGFCFLEYEDHKSAAQARRRLMSGKVKVWGNVVTVEWADPVEEPDPEVMAKVKVLFVRNLATTVTEEILEKSFSEFGKLERVKKLKDYAFVHFEDRGAAVKAMNEMNGKEIEGEEIEIVLAKPPDKKRKERQAARQASRSTAYEDYYYYPPPRMPPPIRGRGRGGRGGYGYPPDYYGYEDYYDDYYGYDYHDYRGGYEDPYYGYDDGYAIRGRGGGRGGRGAPPPPRGRGAPPPRGRAGYSQRGAPMGPPRGARGGRGGPAQQQRGRGARGARGNRGGNVGGKRKADGYNQPDSKRRQTNNQQNWGSQPIAQQPLQQGGDYAGNYGYNNDNQEFYQDTYGQQWK is encoded by the exons ATGAAGACttacagacagagagagaaacaaggaAGCAAAGTACAAGAATCAACAAAGGGGCCAGATGAAGCAAAGATTAAG GCTTTGCTAGAGAGGACTGGTTATACTTTGGACGTGACTACAGGCCAGCGGAAGTATGGTGGCCCCCCTCCAGATACGGTCTACTCAGGATCCCAGCCTGGCATCGGCACAGAG GTTTTTGTTGGTAAAATTCCTAGGGATTTGTATGAAGATGAATTGGTACCACTATTCGAGAAGGCAGGCCCAATTTGGGACCTGCGGCTCATGATGGATCCCCTCTCTGGCCAGAACAGAGGCTACGCTTTCATCACTTTCTGTAGTAAAGATGCAGCACAAGAAGCAGTTAAATTG TGTGACAACTATGAAATCCGTCCTGGTAAACACCTTGGCGTATGCATCTCTGTGGCAAACAACAGGCTGTTTGTTGGATCAATTCCAAAAAACAAGACCAAGGAAAACATACTAGAAGAGTTCAGCAAAGTTACAG AGGGTTTAGTGGATGTAATCTTGTATCACCAACCTGATGATAAAAAGAAGAATCGGGGATTCTGCTTCCTGGAATACGAGGATCACAAATCAGCTGCTCAAGCTCGGCGTCGGCTGATGAGTGGGAAAGTAAAAGTCTGGGGAAACGTTGTTACTGTGGAATGGGCTGACCCTGTAGAGGAACCAGATCCAGAAGTCATGGCGAAG GTGAAAGTTTTATTTGTGAGGAACTTGGCCACTACAGTGACGGAAGAAATACTGGAGAAATCCTTTTCAGAGTTTGGAAAGCTGGAAAGAGTGAAGAAATTAAAAGACTATGCTTTTGTTCATTTTGAAGATAGGGGGGCAGCGGTCAAG GCCATGAACGAAATGAATGGAAAAGAGATAGAGGGGGAAGAAATTGAAATAGTATTAGCTAAGCCTCCAgataagaaaaggaaagaacgCCAGGCTGCCAGACAAGCCTCCAGAAGTACTGC GTACGaagattattattactatcctCCACCTCGTATGCCACCTCCAATTAGAGGCCGAGGGCGTGGAGGGAGAGGCGGCTATGGCTATCCCCCAGATTACTATGGCTATGAAGATTATTATGATGATTACTATGGCTATGACTATCATGACTACCGTGGTGGCTATGAAGATCCTTACTACGGCTATGATGATGGCTATGCtataagaggaagaggaggaggaaggggtgggcGAGGCGCACCTCCACCACCTAGGGGGCGGGGAGCACCACCACCAAGAGGTAGAGCTGGCtattcccagaggggggcaccAATGGGACCACCAAGAGGAGCCAGGGGTGGGAGAGGGGGTCCTGCCCAGCAGCAGAGAGGACGTGGTGCTCGTGGAGCCAGGGGCAACCGTGGGGGCAACGTGGGAGGCAAGAGAAAGGCTGATGGGTACAACCAACCGGATTCCAAGCGCCGCCAGACCAACAACCAGCAGAACTGGGGCTCCCAACCCATCGCTCAGCAGccgcttcagcaaggtggtgacTATGCCGGTAACTATGGTTACAATAATGACAACCAGGAATTTTATCAGGATACGTATGGGCAACAGTGGAAGTAA